One genomic window of Gossypium hirsutum isolate 1008001.06 chromosome D11, Gossypium_hirsutum_v2.1, whole genome shotgun sequence includes the following:
- the LOC107923345 gene encoding probable inorganic phosphate transporter 1-7 yields the protein MVVGNKLQVLDALDVAKTQWYHFTAIIIAGMGFFTDAYDLFCISLVTKLLGRIYYHVDGAKSPGSLPPNVSAAVNGVAFCGTLAGQLFFGWLGDKLGRKKVYGMTLMLMVICSIASGLSFSSNPKAVMATLCFFRFWLGFGIGGDYPLSATIMSEYANKKTRGAFIAAVFAMQGFGILGGGIFAIIISAAFMASFHAPPYEVDPVGSTVPEADYVWRIVLMVGALPAALTYYWRLKMPETARYTALVAKNAKQAASDMSKVLQMDIEAEPQKIEQEKIRYGLFSKEFAKRHGLHLLGTTTTWFLLDIAFYSQNLFQKDIFSAIGWIPSAKTMNALEEVYKIARAQTLIALCSTVPGYWFTVAFIDIMGRFAIQLMGFFFMTVFMFALAIPYDHWIHKDNRIGFVVMYSLTFFFANFGPNATTFVVPAEIFPARLRSTCHGISAAAGKLGAMVGAFGFLYLAQNKDKAKADAGYPAGIGVKNSLIVLGVINALGFLFTFLVPESKGKSLEEMSGENENNGEGEAGASSSSSSNH from the coding sequence ATGGTGGTAGGAAACAAATTACAGGTACTTGACGCGCTTGATGTAGCCAAAACACAATGGTACCACTTCACTGCAATCATTATAGCTGGGATGGGCTTCTTCACTGATGCATATGATCTCTTCTGCATATCTCTCGTTACCAAATTGCTTGGCCGCATATACTACCATGTTGATGGCGCTAAGAGCCCCGGATCATTGCCCCCCAATGTATCGGCTGCCGTTAATGGTGTAGCGTTCTGCGGAACGCTAGCAGGCCAGCTATTCTTCGGTTGGCTTGGTGATAAGCTAGGCCGAAAGAAGGTCTACGGTATGACTCTCATGCTCATGGTCATATGCTCTATAGCATCAGGTCTATCTTTTAGCAGTAACCCTAAAGCAGTGATGGCAACCCTTTGCTTCTTCCGGTTCTGGCTCGGCTTTGGCATCGGTGGTGATTATCCACTTTCCGCCACCATCATGTCCGAATATGCCAACAAGAAGACTCGCGGAGCTTTCATTGCGGCAGTGTTTGCGATGCAAGGATTCGGAATTTTAGGAGGTGGCATCTTTGCTATTATTATATCCGCTGCATTCATGGCCTCGTTTCACGCGCCACCCTACGAGGTCGATCCTGTGGGCTCCACTGTTCCAGAAGCAGACTATGTTTGGCGTATTGTTTTGATGGTTGGAGCACTCCCAGCGGCGCTTACCTACTACTGGAGGCTGAAGATGCCAGAAACCGCTCGTTACACCGCCCTTGTTGCTAAGAATGCTAAGCAAGCTGCATCTGATATGTCAAAAGTTTTGCAGATGGACATTGAGGCGGAGCCACAAAAGATTGAGCAAGAGAAAATCCGATATGGCTTGTTTTCCAAGGAGTTTGCTAAACGCCATGGACTTCACCTGCTTGGGACAACCACCACTTGGTTCTTGCTTGACATTGCATTCTACAGCCAAAACTTGTTCCAAAAGGATATCTTTAGCGCCATTGGCTGGATTCCATCTGCCAAGACCATGAATGCCCTTGAAGAAGTTTACAAAATTGCAAGGGCGCAAACACTGATTGCTCTTTGCAGCACCGTTCCAGGCTACTGGTTCACAGTGGCTTTCATTGATATTATGGGAAGATTTGCCATCCAATTGATGGGCTTCTTCTTCATGACGGTGTTCATGTTTGCACTGGCCATCCCTTACGACCACTGGATTCATAAGGACAACCGAATTGGCTTCGTTGTTATGTACTCATTGACCTTCTTCTTCGCGAATTTCGGACCCAATGCCACAACATTTGTGGTACCGGCTGAGATTTTCCCTGCAAGGTTGAGGTCCACTTGCCATGGTATATCAGCAGCTGCAGGAAAGCTTGGTGCTATGGTTGGTGCATTTGGATTCTTGTATTTGGCGCAGAATAAGGATAAGGCCAAGGCAGATGCAGGGTACCCTGCAGGTATTGGAGTCAAGAATTCACTTATAGTTTTAGGTGTAATCAATGCATTGGGCTTCCTCTTCACTTTCTTGGTGCCTGAATCGAAAGGGAAATCTTTAGAAGAGATGTCAGGCGAGAACGAAAATAATGGAGAGGGAGAAGCAGGGGCATCGTCGTCATCATCATCTAATCACTAA